The Gadus macrocephalus chromosome 1, ASM3116895v1 DNA window AAACTATGACACCCAAGTAAAAGAATCAAACTGACCATCAGGTCAGATGCTTAATCAATGAACTATaagttatatttttatttggaGGAATTCTCTGTCAAAACACGAGTGACCAAAGCACACTCACCTCGCCGAGGAACTCAAGGATTTTGATTTTGGACACTTCAACCTCGGCCCGTTGGCCCCAGGTGAAAACGTACTTCACTGGCTCGGTGTGGGGGACCTTGGTGTACTCCAGGTACCTGGTGCACAGGGTACAGCAGCATTCAGATATGCATCAGGGACACTGCATTGAAGAGTCATACATACAATataattaatgttatttataatatttaattTCAGCCAACACACTGGACCAAATTGGTTCAGAATGCACTGGACCAAATTGGTTCAGTGTGTGGACCAATGGGCAGGGGTTTAGAGGAAAAGACACTGTCCCATGAATAGAAGGCAAGACGTCGAGCAATCTAACCTGGTGACCCAAGGTGTGAAATGCAAATGTTCCATCCCAGGGGATTattcaccatggcaactggGGGCCATGGTGGGAATGCAAATGTTCCCAGCAGGGAAAGTGGAACATGCCAAGGAGTATTCCAGATGGAAGAGCACAAAACTCCTGGATGCCTCTGAGGCCCCggccacacaaagccgattttttggtgaaactgcataagtcttgtgcgtttcggtCGACCGTCCAGACAGAGCCGGtggatccggtgcccgaaaccgcacatttctgaaaccaccctcggaggtggtttctaATCTATCCGGaactatgcggtttcgtgttaggattcgtgtggacgcctgaaacgcaaacgatgacgtcattagccccccaccagctgggggacgtcagagttgcgttgaattatttatttattattttattgtattctttttgtagctttaaataaagccccttgataaatgtaattattaactgtacattaaaaagtattccTGCTCATTTTAAAAAGGTTgtatctcctcgtgactgaatgtttgaaTACAGCGCGGAGGCTGTATGCGCGCAGACTTGATGCGCTCCAACTTGTGGCGAACCAGcaccttgaatatttactacagtgtttctacagctcgatgcggttttgcatgactccgtctttacagaGATATACTTGAGTCTACAGGTTTATTCCAGTTCAGATACCTCTTTCTGCACGGTGGAAACGTCAGTTACAATTCCTCAAACCCCCGAGTTATAACAGCTGATCCAACAATCAGAAGTTGGATAAAAAAGGCTATTTGAAATAACCGAAGCCAAACACAGCCCACACTGGCCATCAGTAGAGGGGCACGGTGTGTCCTGTGAACCAATGTCTCTAAATGTACGGGGATGTACAGAGGAGCACTGTTCCACCAACTCTACTGAACATGCCAAACTCTCTGTTCTCCTTCTGCTCTTTGGTGTGGTATAAACCGGGATCTATGGTCTGAGAGAAACCGGCTCTGATCACACCAATGGGattcgaaccaacaaccttgaGGTCCCCAAACAAGCGTCATAGTCCGTTGAGCTACATGCAATACAGTGTGAagtgaggctggggggggggacaaagaaCCACACAGGACTTAGTTCAGTGGAGGCAACACCAAGACACTGCCACTTCAAAAGCATTCAAACATTAAAGGGTGGACTGCGATTAATACCCGTCTTTACAAAAATATTTTGACAATACTTTTGACCTAAAGGGGATTAGGATAAAGATTTTATGGAAACGGCCTTACCTTTGACGCACAAACTCATCTGTGACCAATTTCTTCACATCACCAAACTCTGGATGCCTTTCCCTAAAGCAGAACAATGTCATTGGCATAATGCAAATAATCTCATTGAAAAACAAGGAATGTTAgtccacacacactccgtcTTACCCAAGATCAACTTTCATCTTTTTTAATGTATTCCAGACAAGGCCTGAATAAAacgaaaaatgtttattttagaGCAGATTGACTTGTTTAGTCAGCGATCAAGGTTAGAATAAACCAATAGCCTAGTTTTAGATATGGGAGGTGAACACTGGAGCCTCACCTTCTGGAACGACTCCCCCCTTCATATACACAAGGCTGAGGATCACAAAGAGCAAACCCGTCTTGGGATTGCCACTTCTACATGAGGGGAATGCAAACAGAACCCTTTCAGTCCAACGGGCACTCATCACTGCCTGAAGAAACCAATAAGTGAGGAGGCACGGCCAACACTCACATCATCTCGCTCCCCTCCGCTGGCTCCAGCTTGTTGATTAATATGTATACATGGTTCTTGGCATCAATTTCCACCAACTTGAACCCGAAGACCTGTCCAAGAGAGTAATACAATGCGTCACATCCAAATGAGTTGCATTGTGGGTCACAATGTTCTAAACAAAATGGTTTGATGGCAAATTGTTTCGGCTCCAACCAACCTGCTCAAACCGTTGTTGCGCTCGATTCATGATCTCCTGGAACACATTCTTATATTCCTTCAGGACATTTTTGACAATGTCTACAtagaaggaaagaaggagaagGTAAGCCATTGGTACATGAAACACAAGCCTGTTTGTTAACAGCTTCATATCAAAATATATTAAACTCATTATCACAAAGAGGTCGTACTACCGGCACGCTTTACTGGAATCTTTTTCTGGTCTTTCATGAGGATATACTGAACCAGCTCGGTGGTCTGCAGGAAACAACGGTTAGAAAAACAATAAAGGTCAAGAAATTTGTATTATATACATATTGTGCACGTGTCACCTTTTCGTCGATCTGAGCTTTGGTCAGCTTCTCCATCCCTTTCTGGACCTGGGAGGTGGTGGGTTGTGTGAATATCGAGTCGtcttcttccacctccaccGCAGTGGAGCTCTGAAACGCGGGACAACAGGTCAGGTCTGGGGCTACATCACCGTACAGCCATAAGCCCCGACCGCCAGGGTCTGAGACCCATCTTACTCCCAAGGAGAGAGACCCATCTTACTCCGTAGGGTCCGACCGTCACTTAAAAAAACGCGTTACAACAAAGTAAAAACTTCTGTAGAACAAAAGCATCTCGGTATTTCCGACCATTTGCTACAATGGGACTCTGTTCGGAAACAAGGAAGTAAATGGCTGGAGTATGTACTCTTTAGGAATTAAGTATGGCCTATACGGAACCAGTATGCAGAAATGGTTCAGAGGTCCTACCCGTTTGCCCGAGCTCTTCCTCTGCGTCATCTCTCCCGCACTGCTGGACTGAAACCAGAAAGAATCAACCTACAGGCCGTCTCAAATCGAATGCATCTTCTATAAAAGACCATCCTAACGAGAGAAAGAACAGTAGcgcctccacaacctgctgAGGAGCAGCTCTTGTAAACACATGCTACGACATTAGAAAGAACTGACGGTCATGTTCCTACTTTACCTTTTTTGTGGTATACGATGCATTCAATATTTTGATTAACTGAAAAATCAGACAGAATAAGTCCCGCCGGTTTTTATTTGGCACACGTAGATGACGTCACCTGTGCGCCGTCTTTACGTCCCTTCATAACGAAAGGGGGAGGAGTTTGCTTCAGGACTTTCGCTCAGGCCTATCTCACAACTTCCTGGTTCGGCGTTCGATTTTGCCTTCACCGGGTAAAGGGACTTCCGGTCGAGTAATCCATGATATTTGACAATGGTGTTGCTGAGTGTGACTCCACAATCTTCTGCACATCTTCGAATCGTAATTTTGGAAAACCCACCAGGGAAGTGGCGAAGAAACGCTGCATTTTTGTGTTGACGTCAACAGCTGAAATGACTTCGCCGGAAGAATGTTTACCCGGTGTGACGTCATTTCCGATTTTTGTGAGATAGGCCCATTGCGTTTCTTCCCTAAAACATTCAGTGGCTTTGCGTCTAAGAATCCTTAACTCCCTTCAACTTAACTCTTTAAATGCTTATGATTGCCAGCCAAGTAGTGTCCCATCTGAttcctctttgtttttttgccGGTTGACTGAGATCTATCATCTCAGTGCATTACTGCCACCACTTGGACTGTGGATTATTTGATTGACAGGACCCTAAAACATCACCAcgaatataaataattaataatggagaatatatataatgtagatTCTCTCAATCGATGTTTCAACTAAGACACTTATTCATCTTAAATAAAAGTGATTACGTGTTCATACCTTTTCCCCTCCGACTTATTTTCTAGTTGAGTACCTTCTACATTGCTGCATGCTGTGCCGTCTCTGTTTGGTTCATGTACCTGTTGTGTATAACTGAGCCCTGTTGGTCCTATTCTTAACCCTGCTAGAAGTCCAGGAATGGGAGCAGGACCCGGCTTCCCTCGTTACGGCTCCTGCCCCCATTCCTCCAGGCCCCTACAGGAGTTTGGATTCTATACAGAACAGATGTCTGCCTGTTTCACTACAATACCAATACTATGTTTAGATATTTTGTATAAAAGGTTTGCCAAGGCTTCTATATTTGCTTTTTAATTTTCGATTTAGTGACGTCATTACGTTTATAAACAAATAATTACCTTAGCATTCAATGGCGGCTCCTGAGCTGGAGGTTGGCGGTCCAGCCAACACACAGGCTCCTCCGTCCTCAGACCCCTCTGTAGGGTCTGAACTTCAGGTTGATCTGGCCCCAGTTCTTTTGACCTAGTTTCATTTCAAACtgattttggagagagagagagcttattGAACTTAGGGACACTGAAATTGAGTGTCCTTAACTAAGGTGTTCATCAATGTCAATAACGTCAAGTGTCCCTACTCCACCACCACTGACTCTGCCTGGGTTAGCAATCATTAAAGTATGTTGGTTTACCAAATGTATTTGGCTAGCAATTGGACTGAATGATAATTCTTTCGCCCAGGCAGAGAtattggccctcatttatcaaacgaacgtagaaatgagcgcaaatctgaacgcatgattcatcttacgataggacccacgtgagatttacgaaaccttcgtatcacaccaatcccagcgtacgaaggatcttggtgttgataaatacggcggctgagatcgatcgtaattaacgtaacacgcccatataaaaagcacgtcttcagaagtctcgcccctaacttttacgacatggagaaacgtccaacggtaaaatagaggaatttttccgagacccaaatggagacgctcgggtcactggtggatgcgaaccgtctggttttatttggtagcctatagctggcattaaaggccagcaaaagaatgctatatggaaggaaataactgttgcagtgaatagtgtttccaatgttcgtcgggctacggaagaggtttgttaattaaattgattaaataataaattaaatgtacaacttctgttatccagcttaaaacatttcacatatatgctattgtttgcattccgttagttatttaattccgaataaggtgaagaaaaaatggtccgacatgaagctcagcaccaaaaaacgtgttgcggctgtgaagccggccaagcaagaaacgggaggaggccggtgcagtgcgactgcagcgtaactcaccgagatgactctgaccatgtagtgcgccctgatgtagacgatgcccaacgttgctattttggaaaataaaagaatcgttcgtgcccccaggccatcgggctaccatgttcaggattgacattctggcatcgcaaataatcggaacattaactgaatggtagcttttgcggttgatgtacgcgtaatcattaatagatggttcatacgcacatgggtacaatcaaccgcaccaatcacatttggaaacctagcaatagcataaaaatcccgtttgattccagtttgctgatcgttattatatgggaatttaatataacgttcggagagggacattatagctgccaaaactgctggcatggttcggctaatacttggctgggaaatagcagacctgtccccgatctcccgctgcaagatcccggtggccaaaaatcccaaggtagagcaaacctgcacaggtattgcgtttgatcgcctagtttctcgccttaactgtggctccaaagcattgcatagctccatcaggagatgccttgggagacgaaaacgactcaagagccattcatcgccctccttaaaaaaatcggcgcggtctcgaaaaactctcgtctgtgcgttgaggtccttaacagagccagatctgccatcgctgagacacgaccacctatttggcaaagctcctgttaatatagacagctgaataaacatttcacctgtcacattctaattattttcatagcaaaactgttttttgattgtaattgtttgaacggctgggccaatttatttagtaattaatacagatgttgaacatgggctacttgtgctgcactattcatcattgaaatacccgtatgttgcgccaaaaaaacttgcgtacacgagctcagacctgacgtgagatttcatcgcagcctgcgctcacgttcaaattgataaatgccaagctcaacgttgaaatgagcgtacgtccattttacgcacgttttctgtcgtacgctcgtttgataaatgagggccattgTGAGGGAGGGGATGAACAGGACCGCACATTTTACCCCCAACATaatgatttatatatatgtatatatatttatcttttaCACATTATTGTGTTCATGCTGCACATCACCTGGGGGacttttatttgggctgctctAGATTGAGGACCCAGGCAGGTGATGTTCAGATCTCTTATGTATACGGTTGGCTGCAAATGATCCGTGGCCCGGTGTTCCATACTGCCATGCAGGAGctctgcctgagcgagcgtggggatggctggtttaacctgtgctcACTGATTAGTCAATGtgaaacaggtgtgcagcctcacccagccctagagtccaatcagaggccaccaggtgaggctgcttcaaccagccatcatacacatacacacacacgcgcacacacacacacacacacacacacacacacacacacacacacacacacacacacacacacacacacacacacacacacacacacacacacacacacacacacacacatacttaagaTAAGCTGTTTATCTAAAAATATATGGGCcaattgctctgtcagttagcaTTGCTGCACAGTTCTAAATCAAAACAACCCGTTGCTTCCGGACCCTCCCTCACATTGTCCCCCCCCCTTCTCGTGAGACAATCCCCCATTAACCTCCACTAATAACATTAGTGCATAACCCAACACATGAGAACATTCGTACTGCTGCTGAACGCATAATAACAGAACCACATGAACCCAGCTCGTTACACAGCTCCCCCCAAACAAAGTCCCTCGTCCCGAGGGACTACACAAAGTCTCTGAAACGGGCCGGCCGACTTCCCTGTCTCCGCGACCGCGTGGGGGACGCAGGCGCATCTGCCCGGTGGTTGGGGCAACGCCCCTGTGCAGTGAAAGGTGACTGCGGTgggaagggggaaggagggatgtGAACAGGGGGTTTAGACACTGTCTCTGGGGAAGTATGTGCAGGGGAAATGGGACTTGGATAGGGCTCATGTGCCCCTGTGTAGCTGCATGCAGCGGTTGCGCCGTCGCCCCTCCGGGCGGGCACCTGGGACTCTGAGcttggggaagggagggagtccCCTCTGTACGGGGCCAACCTGTCTCTGTGGAGCGCAACCTTCTTCCTGCGGGGGCGGTACACCCACACCAGCTCTCCAGCTTGGAAGTGTCTTCCCTTCGACGTTATGTCGTAGttccttttttgtttcatgcccgctttctccagctggtcccGGGCAAAGATATGGGCGGACTCCATCCGATCCTGGAGTCTCCTGGCGTACTCTCTCCCCGGAGGAACAGCAGGGGTGTCAGGGGGCTTGCCAAAGGCCACCTCCACGGGCGTCCGTAGCTTCCGCCCCAACATGAGGAGGGCAGGCATGCATGAGGTGGACTCCTGAACAGCGGACCTGTAGGCCATGAGGACGAAGGGCAGGTGCGTGTCCCAGTCCCGTTGATGTTCCGCTGTGAGGATTGCCAGCTGCTTTCCCAGGGTCCTGTTGAACCTCTCGACGAGGCCGTCGCTCTGGGGGTGCAGGGCTGTGGTCCGGGTCTTATGCATGCCCGTGCGCTCACACATGGCGGCGAAGACCCGCGACTCAAAGTTCCTCCCTTGGTCACTATGGATGGTTTCTGCCACCCCGAACCTGCTGAACATGCCCTCTACCAGAGCGTCAACCACCGTCTCTGCTTCCTGATCTGGTATTGCGTACGCCTCAggccattttgtaaaaaagtCCATGGCGACCAAAACGTACCGGTTGCCTGCGTCCGTGCGGGGGAATGGGCCCATGACGTCCACAGCTACTCTTTCCATGGGAGCCCCCAACGCCTGTTGTTGTAGTTGTGCGCGGGACTGATCTGGGGGGCCCTTGTAGGACGCGCAGAGGTCGCAGCGGCGACAAAAGTCCTCTACGtcccttctttttttctttatctttttatttgtgAGACAGGTAACATAGACTTGTCCCACAGCGCACCACAACCCCCCTCCCAACCTGACAAACATAGCAAAGATGacaatacaataataacaaaggcacaaaacaaacaaaataaattaaattaaaaataaaaataaacacacagaagCAGACTATATATCATAACAATAACCACAGCATTATCTATACTTTGTTGGTAGGTCAATTATAGATCAGAGCATatagttgttattttttaacactTCAATTAATGGTTGCTCTGTTTAACTGAGACATCAGTGGAGACCAAAGTTCTTGGAACATTTGTCCTCTATTATGCTTTTCAAAAGTCAGTTTTTCTAGTGGGAGAAGATGGGCTATCTGATCCTGAAACATTGCAACAGTTGGTGAGGAGTCATTTTTCCACAACAGAAGAATACATTTCTTGGCAAAATATGTCATAATAATTAATAGTCTGTATTTTTTTGAGTCTGTTCGAATATCTGGTAAATCATTTAATAGGTAAACACACGGAGATGCATTGAATTGTATTTCCAAGACTGACTTTGTGAATGAGTGAACCGAGTTCCAAAAATCCTTCAATTTTTCACAGTGCCAAAACATATGCATATATGTCCCCTGTTTGTTTTTACATCTAGGACAGTTCAAGGAGTTTTCTCTGGAGATCTTATGCATTTTTATTGGAGTTAAATACAATTTCTGGATAAATTTAAAATTGGCTTCTTTGATTTTGTTACTTGTGAAAGGAAAGTGTATTCTgtcaataatattttgccagGTGTTTTCATCAAGTTTCATTGCAAGGTCAGTTTCCCAAATCTTCATCAAAGGTACAAAGGATGATTGACAATCTTTATAGAATATGTTGTATAGTTCACTAATTTTACCTTTGATTGTGGTTGACAGCATTAGTATTTCTTCAATTTCGTAAAGATCAGATCTTAGCATGTTTTCTCTTCTGAGTGACTGTATAACATTCCGCATTTGTAAGTACCTAAAGAAATCTGTATTTGGAATGCCGTATTCTATTCTTAACTCTATAAAGGATTTCAACTGCATATTTCTATGAAACAAGTCCTTGAATTGCTTTATTCCCAACTGAGCCCATTTTTGTATATTAATCGACGCTAGGACTTTGTCTAGATCTGGGTTACGATACATAGGAGAAAATGTGGAAGCATAATTGGTAATACCAAGTTTTTTTGAACTGTCCTTCCAAGCTCGAAGTGTATTAACAATAGTGAAACAGTCACTTATGTCCTTTATTTTGTTAAATTGTTTTATAAATATGAGAGAGTCCAAAGGTAAAGGGTCAACTAATTTGGCTTCCATTTTAATCCATTGTGAGTCCTGTCTTCCCAGTGACCATGTCACTACATTTCGTAACTGAGCTGACCAAAAATAATATTGAAAATTGGGAAGACCGAGACCCCCCATGGATTCCGGCTTCATAAGAGTCAGTAGTTTTATCCTGTGCATCTTGTTGCACCAAATACATTTAGAAATTTGTCTATTTAAAGCATTAAAAAAATCTGTAGATAGGTAACACGGtaacatttgaaacataaaaTTTAATCTTGGAAGGACGTTCATTTTTATCACATATATTCTTCCTAATAGTGATAGAGGAAGTGTGGACCATTTACACAGATCGTTTTTTATCTTTTCTACAAGGGGACAGTAATTTTCTTTATACAAGTTCTCCAGCTGCGGTGTAATGTTTATTCCCAAGTATTTAAACCCTTCAGGAGTCCAGTTAAAAGGATACGAGTCGAGCATTGTTTGTGTTGGCATCATGTGCAAGAGACAGGCGTTAGATTTGTTGAAGTTTATTTTATATCCTGAATATTTTCCAAATTGTTGAATTTCATTATATAAGTATGTTAACGACTGTTCTGGTTCTTTTATGTATAAAATTATATCATCTGCAAATAAAGATATTTTATGTTCCTCGTTATTGATTTTCAGTCCTTTAATATCATTATTGTCTCGTATACATGATGCCAACAATTCAACTACGATCACAAACAACGAACTTGACAAAGGACACCCTTGTCTTGTTCCTCTTCTTAATACAAAGAAGTCTGACGAAGTCCCATTTGTAATAACAGCGGCTTTGGGGTTATTATAAATTGATTTAATCCACGCTAGAAAATTCTGTCCCATATTGAGTTTTTCAAGAATAGCGAAAAGAAAGCTCCATTCGACACGGTCGTATGCCTTCTCCGCGTCCAGTgcaaggagcagagaggggttCCGACCAGTGTCAAAATGGTTTATTACATTCAAGAGTCTCCTTATGTTGTCAGCAGAATACCTCCCCTTTATAAAACCTGCTTGGTCTGGATTAATTAATTTAGGTAAAATGTCTTCTAACCTTTTTGCTAGTAGTTTAGTTATAATTTTGTAATCATGGTCTAAAAGGCTAATAGGTCTATATGACGCACACTTTAAAGGGTCTCTACGTCCCTTCTGACCCGCCCCCAGTAAAACCTCTGACGAAGCCGGCGGAGTGTTTTTGCTACTCCGAAGTGCCCCGCTCCTGCGGTCCCATGGGATGCTCTCAGCACAGTCTCTCAGTGAACTGGGGACTATCACCTGCCACCATTCTTCTCCCGTAGCAGGTTCCTTCCAGGCTCTCTGCAGCACTCCATCCCTCACTCTCAGCGCCTCAAACATAGTTCACATGCCTTTCGTTGCAGTGGAGCTCCCAGTCACCTCCTCCCAGGGTGGTCTCTGTCCTGCCTCAACCCACTGTCACACCGGTTGTATGTCCATGTCCTGCTCCTGCTGTGTCTGCCAGTCGGCTGCGTCAACCATCTGCATTCCGCGGCAGACTGGTCCGGCCCCCTTGTGCATGGGGCATGTCTCCTCCTCGATACGGAGCTATCTCTCACGCGCTTCTCTCCGCTCACAGTACTGGCACCCTCCCAGTGCGCAGGGGCGTCGGGACAAGGCATCGGCGTTGGCGTGGCTGGCTCCGGCCCTGTGTACCACCGTGAAGACGTAGGACTGCAGCGTTTCAATCCAGCGCGCAGCTTGGCCCTCTGGTTTTCTGAAGGACATCAGCCACTGCAGTGCCGAATGATCTGGCCTTACAGTGAAGGGCCGGCCACACAGGTAGTACTTGAAGTGCTTAATCGCCGCCACCATGGCGAGGAGCACTCGGCGCGTGACGCAGTAGCGGCGCTCAGCCTTGTTGAAGGTTTTGCTGAAATACGCCACCAATCTCTCCCCCTTTGGCCCCGCCTGAGCCCGCACTGCACCCATGCCCAAGTCGCTGGCATCCGTGTCCAGAGTAGACTGCAACCCGGGGTCCGGGGGGGTGAGGACGGGGGCCTCAGTCAGTGCCTTCTGGAGGGAGCTGAAGGCCTTGTTGGCACTGTGGCGTCCAGGTGATGTCCCTGTCCTTCTGCAGCAGGTGGTGCAGGGGGGCAGCTGTGCAGGAGAAACTTCGCACAAACTTCGCACAAACTTTGCACAACGACAGCTCTTCAGCTGTCGTTGGTCAGTTGGTGTCGGCCAGTCTCTCACTGCATGCACTTTCTCCTCCAGTGTGCTGATGCCTTCTCCCCCCAGTCTGTGACCCAAAAACTCCACCTCCTTCCTCATGAAGCGGCATGAAGCGGCACattccatacagtggcaatactttatgtgcttctcataaataaaagcaaaaggatagtaggtgttaggcatcaaggaaataaaggcatgCAAACTTGATCCTAATAAGTTCTGTTCAGTTCTGTTTtttatcggataaaaaaaaccctgctgtgaagaacttttagattcccaacGCAGTGCACGTGAGcggtcgctgtcgggaacacacgtaagcgtgagcgtcatcactggtgacacgtctcgttatcaccaggatGATGAGCGCCTATAGATTGGCGCGTTTCATGgtttgttcctgaatcctcggacgccagccttccgagtcggAAGTcagaaatctcccagctttcttgcggtacttctcagacacccccccctttttgtcttcatctctcggaattctgagagtagaccgagagcagtgatgacgctcgcAAGAAAATGGCTGtgcccgtgaagagatttattttctttgtatttgatgttggtcattttaatgttgattttaaatgctcttacacacgcTCTtatacattgctactttattccggtcaccaatttatgcattgcacggtcttgctgtgtgtgcaatacaatgtaaagtggtgttgtttgttttcgagctggtttgctaaagaggctaatgtagctaacaataaacaacgactagccaatttcatgacacaatcacaaaaacaaaataattgaaAACCTTGACTGAAGACTCGGGTCACGTGCACTGAGTGCACAGCAGAGCATGCACTGGAAGCCGGAAGACCATCCCATCATTTCATGGGGGTTGTTGAAAGGATTGGCATGGTTTAATACAGGCCCACGACATCCAATTATACTGATCATTGTTTTGGTCAAAGcacttgatttattgattgctctTTGCATGTAAGGAGAATTTCAACAAAGCCTTCAGTGTTTCGCCTTTCAATAAGGATGCTCAGAGTCTGATAAAGTTCCGGTAACAGGGCACAGGACACCTATTCAGAGTGGAAAAGGAGCTGTAACAGTTGGTTGGCCTGTTGATTAAACCGACAGTGCATTCTGTCCTATGGCTGTTTATGTTGGACTGGAGAATGGTAATCAGTATAACACTAACACTACTGGAGGCCTACTGACCCCGCTGGGAGGACGGGGGTATGTGTTGCGCTCA harbors:
- the ndnl2 gene encoding necdin-like 2, translated to MTQRKSSGKRSSTAVEVEEDDSIFTQPTTSQVQKGMEKLTKAQIDEKTTELVQYILMKDQKKIPVKRADIVKNVLKEYKNVFQEIMNRAQQRFEQVFGFKLVEIDAKNHVYILINKLEPAEGSEMISGNPKTGLLFVILSLVYMKGGVVPEGLVWNTLKKMKVDLGERHPEFGDVKKLVTDEFVRQRYLEYTKVPHTEPVKYVFTWGQRAEVEVSKIKILEFLGELHSQDPQHWSQQYKDASSQRSSRAPQPSTSSQC